From Drosophila virilis strain 15010-1051.87 chromosome X, Dvir_AGI_RSII-ME, whole genome shotgun sequence, the proteins below share one genomic window:
- the Lsd-2 gene encoding lipid storage droplets surface-binding protein 2 isoform X3, with the protein MASAEQKNATGNGNGNGIAKHNNSALTEPIEPPKDAKDLLPHLESLERIIKLPVVNAAWDKSQDVYGKVKGKNRVFNWALNAAEDCVARAVTTAAPIVNRLDRPIAYVDQTLVKGIETLEVKAPIIKDTPQEIYAQAKNKVIDVVQPHLERVVKFKAAGQQKAASLKDLAWQKANEVLATQYGSLAVNGVDTTTALAERLLEYYFPKCESDVEEDNDNKQSAVVRNGKNAENDIIVIGEPDYDQEIDTRFLVAASTVFLSMSLKIITEIVEYIRRNPEIVGIIDREINKLMCQFPPARTQYYTQSRPLAAYPIRSRVASIEMSPDRSNRSNRATSTTI; encoded by the exons ATGGCAAGTGCAGAGCAAAAAAACGCAactggcaacggcaacggcaacggcatcGCCAAGCACAATAACAGCGCGCTAACAGAGCCAATTGAGCCGCCCAAGGATGCCAAGGATCTGCTGCCGCATCTGGAGTCGCTGGAGCGCATCATAAAGCTGCCCGTGGTGAATGCCGCCTGGGATAAGTCACAAGATGTCTATGGCAAAGTGAAGG GCAAAAACCGCGTCTTCAATTGGGCCCTAAATGCCGCCGAGGATTGTGTTGCACGCGCCGTAACGACCGCAGCGCCTATTGTGAATCGCTTGGATCGTCCCATTGCGTATGTGGATCAGACCTTGGTCAAGGGCATTGAAACGCTGGAGGTGAAGGCGCCCATCATTAAGGACACACCGCAGGAGATCTATGCCCAGGCCAAGAACAAGGTGATCGATGTCGTCCAGCCGCATCTGGAGCGTGTTGTCAAATTCAAGGCAGCCGGCCAGCAGAAGGCCGCCTCCCTCAAGGATCTCGCCTGGCAGAAGGCCAACGAGGTCCTGGCCACCCAATACGGCAGCCTGGCCGTCAACGGCGTGGACACCACCACAGCCCTGGCCGAGCGTCTCCTGGAATACTATTTCCCCAAATGCGAGTCCGATGTCGAGGAGGATAATG ATAATAAACAAAGCGCTGTCGTGCGAAATGGCAAAAATGCTGAGAATGACA TTATTGTTATTGGGGAGCCTGACTATGATCAAGAGATTGACACTAGATTCTTAGTAGCTGCCTCCACGGTATTTTTGTCCATGTCGTTGAAAATCATAAccgaaattgttgaatacattAGAAGAAATCCAGAGATCGTAGGCATTATCGATAGGGAAATCAACAAGCTAATG TGCCAGTTCCCGCCAGCGAGGACCCAGTACTACACACAGTCCAGACCGTTGGCCGCTTATCCAATAAGATCTCGCGTCGCGTCTATAGAAATGTCTCCAGACAGATCAAACAGGTCCAACAGGGCAACATCAACGACTATCTAA
- the Usp30 gene encoding ubiquitin carboxyl-terminal hydrolase 30 homolog, with amino-acid sequence MESEKILMAAGVTVAAVVGAFVFWGPSGSRLRQRRGQIAGLHNFGRTCFLNTLLQALAACPQFIAWLQLYNGATPDRKSLISSMLSTLEVVNGTHATLRGDPHSPGAVLRALNTLGWVIPQEEHDAHELFHVLLSSLEEEATRPQQVGCLSDALLPVAAGINPNNGSGNGNDTGDGFGAASAAAAAYRTCNMAGVQQRIGDQPNRPSSAMLSDFLNMEYDESTSLQRLVRSEAHTPDSPASVCERETAEILTPSAGGASYLAHSPFSYQSAMEFMEPQTQPLPASPILGGERLSRPRQTQAQTQQLQLQQQQENHSERLNRRVSSSCRSLERLNRGPGRVSIWSSMMPSQVAHPFQGAMGAQIVCNGCGSKSAVRYDKFDSVTLNLPAQRRSGLSLGHLLSEYITSEDLSDVKCDSCNETTMHTKSVTFAKLPACLCIHIARTVWLPTGQVCKRQDYVHFPESLSMAPYSFVQPHLNSQAGTPWGSTMSLYSTSLPMNNGGGAGGEGFGAMFPKNLYRLLAVVVHSGEANSGHFVTYRRGSLRNAHRWFYTSDTIVREVSIDEVLSVPAYLLFYDRGQQRQLQMR; translated from the exons ATGGAAAGTGAGAAGATTTTGATGGCCGCCGGTGTTACGGTCGCCGCGGTTGTTGGTGCATTTGTCTTCTGGGGACCATCGG gtTCCCGCTTGCGTCAGCGTCGCGGCCAAATCGCCGGACTCCACAACTTTGGACGCACCTGTTTCCTGAACACATTGCTGCAGGCGCTGGCTGCCTGTCCGCAGTTCATTGCCTGGCTGCAGCTGTACAATGGCGCGACGCCGGATCGCAAGAGCCTGATTAGCTCGATGCTGAGCACCTTGGAGGTGGTGAATGGCACGCATGCGACGCTGCGCGGTGATCCCCATTCACCGGGCGCTGTGCTGCGCGCCTTGAACACATTGGGCTGGGTCATACCGCAGGAGGAGCACGATGCCCACGAGCTGTTCCATGTGCTGCTCTCGTCGCTGGAGGAGGAGGCAACACGGCCGCAACAAGTGGGCTGCCTGTCGGACGCACTGTTGCCCGTTGCCGCTGGCATCAATCCGAACAACGGcagtggcaatggcaatgaTACCGGAGATGGTTTTGGTGCTGcgtcagcggcagctgctgcttatCGCACGTGCAACATGGCCGGTGTCCAGCAGCGCATTGGAGATCAGCCGAATCGGCCATCGAGTGCCATGCTCTCGGATTTTCTCAATATGGAGTACGATGAGTCGACCAGCCTGCAGCGTCTGGTGCGCTCCGAGGCGCACACGCCCGACTCACCGGCCTCGGTGTGCGAACGCGAAACAGCCGAAATTCTGACGCCGTCGGCTGGCGGTGCCTCCTATCTGGCCCATTCGCCGTTTAGCTATCAATCGGCCATGGAGTTTATGGAGCCGCAAACGCAGCCCCTGCCCGCTTCACCCATACTGGGCGGCGAGCGCTTGTCGCGTCCGCGCCAAACCCAGGCCCAGacccagcagctgcagctgcagcagcagcaggagaatCACAGCGAACGCCTCAATCGACGCGTGTCCAGCTCGTGCCGCTCGCTGGAGCGTCTCAATCGCGGACCCGGACGCGTCTCCATCTGGTCAAGCATGATGCCCAGCCAGGTGGCGCATCCGTTTCAAGGCGCCATGGGCGCACAAATTGTCTGCAATGGCTGCGGCTCCAAGTCCGCCGTGCGCTACGACAAATTCGATAGCGTCACCTTAAATTTGCCGGCACAACGGCGCTCCGGCCTGAGCCTGGGCCATTTGCTGAGCGAGTATATCACCTCCGAGGATCTGAGCGATGTCAAGTGCGATTCATGCAATGAGACAACCATGCACACCAAATCCGTGACCTTTGCCAAGCTGCCGGCCTGTCTCTGCATACACATTGCGCGCACCGTTTGGCTGCCCACCGGGCAGGTGTGCAAGCGTCAGGACTATGTCCACTTTCCGGAGAGCCTCTCCATGGCGCCATACAGCTTTGTCCAGCCCCATCTGAACAGTCAG GCGGGCACTCCTTGGGGCTCGACCATGTCGCTGTACTCCACCAGCCTGCCGATGAAcaacggcggcggcgccgGCGGCGAGGGATTCGGTGCGATGTTTCCCAAAAACCTCTACCGCCTGCTGGCGGTTGTGGTGCATTCGGGTGAGGCAAACAGTGGACATTTTGTTACCTATCGACGTGGTTCGCTGCGCAATGCGCATCG ATGGTTTTACACGTCGGACACGATTGTGCGGGAGGTGTCCATTGATGAGGTGCTCAGCGTGCCCGCCTATCTACTCTTCTATGATCGCGGCCAGCAGCGACAGCTCCAAATGCGCTGA
- the Lsd-2 gene encoding lipid storage droplets surface-binding protein 2 isoform X1, producing the protein MASAEQKNATGNGNGNGIAKHNNSALTEPIEPPKDAKDLLPHLESLERIIKLPVVNAAWDKSQDVYGKVKGKNRVFNWALNAAEDCVARAVTTAAPIVNRLDRPIAYVDQTLVKGIETLEVKAPIIKDTPQEIYAQAKNKVIDVVQPHLERVVKFKAAGQQKAASLKDLAWQKANEVLATQYGSLAVNGVDTTTALAERLLEYYFPKCESDVEEDNDNKQSAVVRNGKNAENDMPVPASEDPVLHTVQTVGRLSNKISRRVYRNVSRQIKQVQQGNINDYLSSLIAALKLHQYINFINSSMGTNVEQSTLASDNCTPYGPSNSSSNSNNIISSSCSSSSANTKTAASSGNSSAKSKVSTVAPSIGQ; encoded by the exons ATGGCAAGTGCAGAGCAAAAAAACGCAactggcaacggcaacggcaacggcatcGCCAAGCACAATAACAGCGCGCTAACAGAGCCAATTGAGCCGCCCAAGGATGCCAAGGATCTGCTGCCGCATCTGGAGTCGCTGGAGCGCATCATAAAGCTGCCCGTGGTGAATGCCGCCTGGGATAAGTCACAAGATGTCTATGGCAAAGTGAAGG GCAAAAACCGCGTCTTCAATTGGGCCCTAAATGCCGCCGAGGATTGTGTTGCACGCGCCGTAACGACCGCAGCGCCTATTGTGAATCGCTTGGATCGTCCCATTGCGTATGTGGATCAGACCTTGGTCAAGGGCATTGAAACGCTGGAGGTGAAGGCGCCCATCATTAAGGACACACCGCAGGAGATCTATGCCCAGGCCAAGAACAAGGTGATCGATGTCGTCCAGCCGCATCTGGAGCGTGTTGTCAAATTCAAGGCAGCCGGCCAGCAGAAGGCCGCCTCCCTCAAGGATCTCGCCTGGCAGAAGGCCAACGAGGTCCTGGCCACCCAATACGGCAGCCTGGCCGTCAACGGCGTGGACACCACCACAGCCCTGGCCGAGCGTCTCCTGGAATACTATTTCCCCAAATGCGAGTCCGATGTCGAGGAGGATAATG ATAATAAACAAAGCGCTGTCGTGCGAAATGGCAAAAATGCTGAGAATGACA TGCCAGTTCCCGCCAGCGAGGACCCAGTACTACACACAGTCCAGACCGTTGGCCGCTTATCCAATAAGATCTCGCGTCGCGTCTATAGAAATGTCTCCAGACAGATCAAACAGGTCCAACAGGGCAACATCAACGACTATCTAAGCTCATTGATAGCCGCCCTCAAGCTGCATCAGTACATCAACTTTATCAACTCATCGATGGGCACAAATGTTGAGCAGTCCACGTTAGCCAGCGACAACTGTACACCCTACGGAcctagcaacagcagcagcaacagcaacaacatcatcagcagcagctgcagcagcagcagcgccaacacCAAAACAGcggccagcagcggcaacagcagtgCCAAGAGCAAAGTGAGCACTGTTGCGCCATCTATCGGACAATAA
- the LOC6634757 gene encoding microsomal glutathione S-transferase 1 isoform X1, with translation MSSPTYNNNNNNSNSNNGSQLANMELLTLDNPVFCCYLFWATVLVAKMLLMSLLTALQRFRYKLLGLVPLAVRRKVFPNEEDLFFKNIEVQFDDPHVERVRRAHRNDMENILPYFIMALIYVCTNPNPLVACNLFRVAAIARIVHTLVYAVYPVPQPSRILAFATMMLITFYMAAVVALRTLRFI, from the exons ATGTCCAGCCCaacttataataataataataataatagtaatagcAATAATGGCAGCCAACTGGCGAACATGGAGCTGCTGACACTGGACAATCCAGTCTTCTGTTGCTATCTGTTTTGGGCCACGGTGCTGGTGGCCAAGATGCTGCTCATGTCGCTGCTGACGGCGCTGCAGCGTTTCCGCTACAAG CTGCTGGGTCTGGTCCCGCTGGCTGTGCGGCGCAAG GTATTTCCCAACGAGGAGGATCTGTTCTTCAAGAACATTGAAGTGCAGTTCGATGATCCGCACGTGGAACGCGTCCGCAG AGCGCATCGCAATGACATGGAGAATATTTTGCCCTACTTTATCATGGCCTTGATCTATGTGTGCACCAACCCCAATCCCTTGGTGGCCTGCAATCTGTTCCGCGTGGCTGCCATTGCACGCATTGTCCACACGCTCGTCTATGCCGTCTACCCCGTGCCACAGCCATCGCGTATTCTCGCCTTTGCCACCATGATGCTGATTACCTTCTACATGGCCGCCGTGGTCGCCTTGCGTACTCTGCGTTTTATTTAA
- the Lsd-2 gene encoding lipid storage droplets surface-binding protein 2 isoform X2, whose amino-acid sequence MASAEQKNATGNGNGNGIAKHNNSALTEPIEPPKDAKDLLPHLESLERIIKLPVVNAAWDKSQDVYGKVKGKNRVFNWALNAAEDCVARAVTTAAPIVNRLDRPIAYVDQTLVKGIETLEVKAPIIKDTPQEIYAQAKNKVIDVVQPHLERVVKFKAAGQQKAASLKDLAWQKANEVLATQYGSLAVNGVDTTTALAERLLEYYFPKCESDVEEDNVPVPASEDPVLHTVQTVGRLSNKISRRVYRNVSRQIKQVQQGNINDYLSSLIAALKLHQYINFINSSMGTNVEQSTLASDNCTPYGPSNSSSNSNNIISSSCSSSSANTKTAASSGNSSAKSKVSTVAPSIGQ is encoded by the exons ATGGCAAGTGCAGAGCAAAAAAACGCAactggcaacggcaacggcaacggcatcGCCAAGCACAATAACAGCGCGCTAACAGAGCCAATTGAGCCGCCCAAGGATGCCAAGGATCTGCTGCCGCATCTGGAGTCGCTGGAGCGCATCATAAAGCTGCCCGTGGTGAATGCCGCCTGGGATAAGTCACAAGATGTCTATGGCAAAGTGAAGG GCAAAAACCGCGTCTTCAATTGGGCCCTAAATGCCGCCGAGGATTGTGTTGCACGCGCCGTAACGACCGCAGCGCCTATTGTGAATCGCTTGGATCGTCCCATTGCGTATGTGGATCAGACCTTGGTCAAGGGCATTGAAACGCTGGAGGTGAAGGCGCCCATCATTAAGGACACACCGCAGGAGATCTATGCCCAGGCCAAGAACAAGGTGATCGATGTCGTCCAGCCGCATCTGGAGCGTGTTGTCAAATTCAAGGCAGCCGGCCAGCAGAAGGCCGCCTCCCTCAAGGATCTCGCCTGGCAGAAGGCCAACGAGGTCCTGGCCACCCAATACGGCAGCCTGGCCGTCAACGGCGTGGACACCACCACAGCCCTGGCCGAGCGTCTCCTGGAATACTATTTCCCCAAATGCGAGTCCGATGTCGAGGAGGATAATG TGCCAGTTCCCGCCAGCGAGGACCCAGTACTACACACAGTCCAGACCGTTGGCCGCTTATCCAATAAGATCTCGCGTCGCGTCTATAGAAATGTCTCCAGACAGATCAAACAGGTCCAACAGGGCAACATCAACGACTATCTAAGCTCATTGATAGCCGCCCTCAAGCTGCATCAGTACATCAACTTTATCAACTCATCGATGGGCACAAATGTTGAGCAGTCCACGTTAGCCAGCGACAACTGTACACCCTACGGAcctagcaacagcagcagcaacagcaacaacatcatcagcagcagctgcagcagcagcagcgccaacacCAAAACAGcggccagcagcggcaacagcagtgCCAAGAGCAAAGTGAGCACTGTTGCGCCATCTATCGGACAATAA
- the LOC6634759 gene encoding translation machinery-associated protein 16 homolog, which produces MTNLRKELEKCKHPNSRKTKALGKKARRQNNKHKLRLGHAIKSNLLGEKLSWFLGHIDEGRTTPLSPQEFENLIALYLQRFDEELAQIALKQSIGKHRAHQHAARRDVINITLERERNEYQSGGMEMLNLCDAAKFKALLDWDGSALSVQHLKLDFVSHNMLQRLKQPANGAQMETA; this is translated from the exons ATG ACAAACTTGCGCAAGGAGCTGGAGAAATGCAAACACCCGAACAGCCGTAAGACCAAGGCGCTCGGCAAGAAAGCGCGCCGCCAGAACAACAAGCACAAATTGCGCCTCGGCCATGCCATCAAAAGCAATCTGTTGGGCGAGAAGCTGAGCTGGTTTCTGGGCCACATCGACGAGGGCCGAACAACGCCGCTTAGCCCACAGGAATTCGAGAATCTAATTGCGCTCTATCTGCAACGTTTCGACGAGGAACTGGCACAAATTGCGCTAAAGCAATCGATTGGCAAACATCGCGCCCATCAGCACGCGGCGCGTCGCGATGTGATAAACATAACGCTGGAAAGGGAGCGCAATGAGTACCAAAGCGGCGGCATGG AAATGCTCAACCTGTGCGATGCGGCCAAATTTAAGGCGCTGCTCGATTGGGATGGCAGCGCCTTGAGCGTGCAGCATTTAAAGCTAGATTTCGTCTCGCACAATATGCTGCAGCGGCTAAAGCAGCCGGCAAATGGAGCGCAAATGGAGACGGCATGA
- the Lsd-2 gene encoding lipid storage droplets surface-binding protein 2 isoform X4, translating to MASAEQKNATGNGNGNGIAKHNNSALTEPIEPPKDAKDLLPHLESLERIIKLPVVNAAWDKSQDVYGKVKGKNRVFNWALNAAEDCVARAVTTAAPIVNRLDRPIAYVDQTLVKGIETLEVKAPIIKDTPQEIYAQAKNKVIDVVQPHLERVVKFKAAGQQKAASLKDLAWQKANEVLATQYGSLAVNGVDTTTALAERLLEYYFPKCESDVEEDNVIVIGEPDYDQEIDTRFLVAASTVFLSMSLKIITEIVEYIRRNPEIVGIIDREINKLMCQFPPARTQYYTQSRPLAAYPIRSRVASIEMSPDRSNRSNRATSTTI from the exons ATGGCAAGTGCAGAGCAAAAAAACGCAactggcaacggcaacggcaacggcatcGCCAAGCACAATAACAGCGCGCTAACAGAGCCAATTGAGCCGCCCAAGGATGCCAAGGATCTGCTGCCGCATCTGGAGTCGCTGGAGCGCATCATAAAGCTGCCCGTGGTGAATGCCGCCTGGGATAAGTCACAAGATGTCTATGGCAAAGTGAAGG GCAAAAACCGCGTCTTCAATTGGGCCCTAAATGCCGCCGAGGATTGTGTTGCACGCGCCGTAACGACCGCAGCGCCTATTGTGAATCGCTTGGATCGTCCCATTGCGTATGTGGATCAGACCTTGGTCAAGGGCATTGAAACGCTGGAGGTGAAGGCGCCCATCATTAAGGACACACCGCAGGAGATCTATGCCCAGGCCAAGAACAAGGTGATCGATGTCGTCCAGCCGCATCTGGAGCGTGTTGTCAAATTCAAGGCAGCCGGCCAGCAGAAGGCCGCCTCCCTCAAGGATCTCGCCTGGCAGAAGGCCAACGAGGTCCTGGCCACCCAATACGGCAGCCTGGCCGTCAACGGCGTGGACACCACCACAGCCCTGGCCGAGCGTCTCCTGGAATACTATTTCCCCAAATGCGAGTCCGATGTCGAGGAGGATAATG TTATTGTTATTGGGGAGCCTGACTATGATCAAGAGATTGACACTAGATTCTTAGTAGCTGCCTCCACGGTATTTTTGTCCATGTCGTTGAAAATCATAAccgaaattgttgaatacattAGAAGAAATCCAGAGATCGTAGGCATTATCGATAGGGAAATCAACAAGCTAATG TGCCAGTTCCCGCCAGCGAGGACCCAGTACTACACACAGTCCAGACCGTTGGCCGCTTATCCAATAAGATCTCGCGTCGCGTCTATAGAAATGTCTCCAGACAGATCAAACAGGTCCAACAGGGCAACATCAACGACTATCTAA
- the LOC6634756 gene encoding microsomal glutathione S-transferase 1: MNNETINMSGPETGPGLLNKSNPVFCCYLFWSSLLVLKMLLMSLLTARQRIKTKTFANPEDLRVAKTSDVRFNDPNVERVRRAHRNDLENVLPFLLMSLAYVACGPHPLTAKLLIRIGASARLLHTIVYAVLPLPQPTRALCFFITFGIVCFEAIYVLIAAVKYI, encoded by the exons ATGAACAACGAAACGATTAACATGTCCGGGCCGGAAACGGGTCCGGGTCTGCTAAACAAATCGAATCCGGTTTTCTGCTGTTATCTATTCTGGAGCAGCCTGCTCGTACTGAAGATGCTGTTGATGTCCCTGTTGACGGCACGTCAGCGCATCAAGACGAAAACCTTTGCCAATCCGGAGGATTTGCGTGTGGCCAAAACCAGCGATGTCCGTTTCAATGATCCCAATGTGGAGCGTGTGCGTCG CGCGCATCGCAACGATTTGGAGAATGTGCTGCCATTTTTGTTAATGTCCCTGGCCTACGTGGCCTGCGGCCCCCACCCGCTGACCGCCAAGCTGCTGATACGCATTGGCGCCAGCGCTCGGCTGCTGCACACAATTGTTTACGcggtgctgccgctgccgcagccgaCGCGCGCGCTCTGCTTTTTCATAACGTTTGGCATTGTGTGCTTCGAGGCGATCTATGTGCTCATCGCTGCTGTTAAATACATCTAG
- the Cox17 gene encoding cytochrome c oxidase copper chaperone, producing the protein MGSNSSKGVGVVENAAAPALKATDAASAGGDKPKCKACCACPETKRARDQCIVENGEENCTKLIEAHKQCMRDAGFNI; encoded by the exons ATGGGCAGCAATTCATCCAAGGGAGTCGGAGTCGTTGAGAACGCTGCAGCGCCCGCGCTCAAGGCCACAGACGCAGCGTCCGCCGGCGGGGACAAGCCCAAATGCAAAGCCTGCTGTGCCTGTCCCGAAACGAAGCGTGCACGTGATCAATG CATTGTGGAAAACGGCGAGGAGAACTGCACAAAGCTCATTGAGGCGCACAAGCAGTGCATGCGCGATGCTGGCTTCAATATCTAA
- the LOC6634757 gene encoding microsomal glutathione S-transferase 1 isoform X2 translates to MSSPTYNNNNNNSNSNNGSQLANMELLTLDNPVFCCYLFWATVLVAKMLLMSLLTALQRFRYKVFPNEEDLFFKNIEVQFDDPHVERVRRAHRNDMENILPYFIMALIYVCTNPNPLVACNLFRVAAIARIVHTLVYAVYPVPQPSRILAFATMMLITFYMAAVVALRTLRFI, encoded by the exons ATGTCCAGCCCaacttataataataataataataatagtaatagcAATAATGGCAGCCAACTGGCGAACATGGAGCTGCTGACACTGGACAATCCAGTCTTCTGTTGCTATCTGTTTTGGGCCACGGTGCTGGTGGCCAAGATGCTGCTCATGTCGCTGCTGACGGCGCTGCAGCGTTTCCGCTACAAG GTATTTCCCAACGAGGAGGATCTGTTCTTCAAGAACATTGAAGTGCAGTTCGATGATCCGCACGTGGAACGCGTCCGCAG AGCGCATCGCAATGACATGGAGAATATTTTGCCCTACTTTATCATGGCCTTGATCTATGTGTGCACCAACCCCAATCCCTTGGTGGCCTGCAATCTGTTCCGCGTGGCTGCCATTGCACGCATTGTCCACACGCTCGTCTATGCCGTCTACCCCGTGCCACAGCCATCGCGTATTCTCGCCTTTGCCACCATGATGCTGATTACCTTCTACATGGCCGCCGTGGTCGCCTTGCGTACTCTGCGTTTTATTTAA
- the LOC6634754 gene encoding T-complex protein 11-like protein 1 yields the protein MDAKEDNKQQQQEQPTRNTDVPMRTDSESSTDSTMRFVLPSLDGSPPKVVTMDEVAGMLKDLKNMELAHEIALNPEFKLQPYEPPLDSLEGRIKAMVHKAFWNLLREQLERDPPSYDQAIRLLGEIKEDFPQLLSPNNANALSRINATLDEALIRQQAEQGTLDFRSYANFVIQLLASMCAPARDETVAKLREIDDVIDTFRGILETMSLMKLDMANFMVSAARNDIAANSVEYEKRKFSTYLREFHGNVGFPATEDWLQRHRAGCSSNDDIIFNAFRQLLNYPADKEFPELLSIDKERFGGLSWRGQRLILCASLISIAQGVPVISQRRENRVKLAQQLDILVQDVKREDQLSAALDGCYEQIRAFINKALENEQLPPLSEPQQAQIQTQVQQLVNKTSPVRTLMANRLDGFVRVALRSNGNIPPPPAGFADFEEELVAFIASFRRLVGYNHAVFGEYFTQLLNGKQPAVDANNGGSSSTNSSNTAGNNSSSSNNNNNNSLAATAAGLAQTAKP from the exons ATGGACGCCAAAGAggacaacaaacagcagcagcaggagcagcccACACGGAACACGGATGTGCCAATGCGCACGGACAGCGAGAGCTCCACGGATAGCACAATGCGCTTTGTGCTGCCCAGCCTCGATGGCAGTCCGCCAAAGGTGGTCACCATGGACGAGGTGGCCGGCATGCTAAAGGATCTCAAGAACATGGAGCTGGCGCATGAGATAGCGCTCAATCCGGAGTTCAAGCTGCAGCCATACGAGCCGCCCCTAGACAG CCTGGAGGGTCGCATTAAGGCCATGGTGCACAAGGCCTTTTGGAATTTGCTGCGCGAGCAACTGGAACGTGATCCGCCCTCTTATGATCAGGCCATACGGCTGCTGGGCGAGATCAAGGAGGATTTTCCGCAGCTGCTCTCGCCGAACAATGCGAATGCATTGAGCCGCATCAATGCTACCCTGGACGAGGCTCTAATCCGCCAGCAGGCGGAGCAGGGCACCCTGGACTTTCGATCATACGCCAATTTTGTCATCCAGCTGCTGGCGAGCATGTGCGCGCCGGCACGCGATGAAACGGTGGCCAAGCTGCGCGAAATCGATGATGTTATCGATACATTCCGGGGCATTCTGGAGACCATGTCTCTGATGAAGCTGGACATGGCCAACTTTATGGTGTCCGCGGCACGCAACGATATTGCGGCCAACTCTGTGGAGTATGAGAAGCGAAAGTTTAGCACATATTTGCGCGAATTTCATGGAAATG TTGGCTTTCCGGCCACTGAGGATTGGCTGCAGCGTCATCGGgccggctgcagcagcaatgaTGACATCATCTTCAATGCGTTCAGGCAGCTGCTCAACTATCCGGCGGACAAGGAGTTTCCGGAGCTGCTGAGCATCGATAAGGAGCGCTTCGGCGGTCTCAGCTGGCGCGGCCAGCGTCTTATACTGTGCGCCTCGCTCATCTCGATAGCGCAGGGTGTGCCGGTCATATCGCAGCGACGCGAAAATCGCGTCAAGCTGGCCCAGCAGCTGGACATCCTTGTCCAGGACGTGAAGCGCGAGGA CCAACTGAGCGCCGCCCTCGACGGCTGCTACGAGCAGATACGCGCATTCATCAACAAAGCGCTGGAGAACGAGCAGCTGCCTCCGCTCAGCGAGCCGCAGCAGGCGCAGATCCAGACCCAAGTCCAGCAGCTGGTCAACAAGACGTCGCCCGTGCGCACGCTCATGG CCAATCGATTGGATGGATTTGTGCGCGTCGCGCTGCGCTCGAACGGCAACATACCGCCGCCGCCCGCCGGCTTTGCGGACTTTGAGGAGGAGCTGGTCGCCTTTATTGCCTCGTTCCGGCGTCTTGTCGGCTACAATCACGCCGTCTTCGGGGAATACTTTACCCAGCTGCTCAATGGCAAGCAGCCCGCGGTCGATGCCAAcaacggcggcagcagcagcaccaacagcagcaacaccgccggcaacaacagcagcagcagcaacaacaacaacaacaacagcctgGCAGCGACTGCTGCTGGCCTGGCCCAAACGGCCAAGCCTTaa